TTAATAGCATTGAAGACAAGATGAACGAATTATTAAGTGATCTGGAAAGAAAGGTTTTAGCGCTCTATTTAGACGGACAATCTTACCAGGAGATTTCCGAAGAACTCAACCGCCATGTGAAGTCGATTGACAACGCCTTGCAAAGGGTGAAAAGAAAGCTTGAGCGTTATCTTGAATTCAGAGAAATTAAAATGTAAGACGACGCTTGACTCGTTTGATTTGCAATGATATTTTTAAGAACTAAGATAGATAAGGTGGTCTCACGATGACAAACAAATTAATACTAGCTTGCTCGGAGTGCGGATCAAGAAACTATTCCACAAAGGGAAAAGCCGCTGGACATGAACGCCTGGAAATAAAAAAGTTCTGCAGCACCTGCAACAGGC
The Bacillus xiapuensis DNA segment above includes these coding regions:
- the rpmG gene encoding 50S ribosomal protein L33, which translates into the protein MTNKLILACSECGSRNYSTKGKAAGHERLEIKKFCSTCNRHTVHKQTK